In Strix uralensis isolate ZFMK-TIS-50842 chromosome 10, bStrUra1, whole genome shotgun sequence, a single window of DNA contains:
- the INKA1 gene encoding PAK4-inhibitor INKA1 has product MQSARPDACPGQLGAERWCRREAGAASRAHMPGTRQAPQHPGGAPGPAPRPPCPPRPGSAADSACSLEPGGEEEDGGGPAARSPPASERSLEFDSGYSEASGGTWREEEVPVRRRHPPPCQRAHRLSAGPAAPPPAPARRARPKSTSDACLEQWRVLEPSDTRDWTVALLSQSRNRQPLVLGDNCFADLVENWMDLPEVGAEPRRRSPAEPSRRLAKPPAFLLSLSGNVRRKLANMARPRGAESARPGGREATKRFSCPLGLGGQPKGACFHQSHSNIAQLATDFHRFTALMNSRSRQPIICNDVIGYI; this is encoded by the exons ATGCAGAGCGCCCGCCCGGACGCCTGCCCGGGCCAGCTCGGCGCCGAGCGG TGGTGCCGGCGGGAGGCAGGGGCGGCGTCGCGGGCCCACATGCCCGGCACGCGGCAGGCGCCGCAGCACCCCGGAggggcgccggggccggccccccgccccccatgccccccgcgccccggctcgGCAGCGGACTCGGCCTGCAGCCTGGAGCcggggggcgaggaggaggacggggggggcccggccgcccgctcccccccagCCAGTGAGCGCAGCCTGGAGTTCGACTCGGGGTACTCAGAGGCGTCAGGGGGCACATGGCGGGAGGAGGAGGTGCCCGTGCGGCGCCGGCACCCGCCGCCCTGCCAGCGGGCGCACCGGCTCTCTGCCGGCCCCGCTGCTCCGCCGcctgcccccgcccgccgcgcccgccccaaATCCACCTCAGACGCCTGCCTGGAGCAGTGGCGGGTGCTGGAGCCCAGCGACACGCGGGACTGGACCGTGGCACTGCTGTCACAGAGCCGGAACCGACAGCCCCTGGTGCTGGGTGACAACTGCTTCGCTGACCTGGTGGAGAACTGGATGGACCTGCCCGAGGTGGGCGCCGAACCCCGGCGCCGAAGCCCTGCCGAGCCCTCCCGCCGGCTGGCCAAGCCCCCCGCCTTCCTGCTCAGCCTCTCGGGCAACGTACGCCGTAAACTGGCCAACATGGCCCGGCCTCGGGGGGCCGAGAGTGCCCGGCCAGGTGGCCGTGAAGCCACCAAGCGTTTCTCCTGcccgctggggctgggggggcagcccAAGGGCGCCTGCTTCCACCAGTCCCACAGCAACATCGCCCAGCTGGCCACGGACTTCCACCGCTTCACTGCCCTCATGAACAGCCGCAGCCGCCAGCCCATCATCTGCAACGACGTTATCGGCTACATTTAG